A part of Podarcis muralis chromosome 15, rPodMur119.hap1.1, whole genome shotgun sequence genomic DNA contains:
- the FZD9 gene encoding frizzled-9 has translation MAGLLPLPLRVLLAMLVAASPGVRALELLGGAGVGAYDASERLGGGRGSGRCQAIEIPMCQGIGYNLTRMPNLLGHEHQGEAALKLHEFAPLVAYGCHGHLLFFLCSLYAPMCTDQVSSSIPACRPMCEQARQRCAPIMAHFHFGWPEALDCARLPTKHDPHALCMEAPENATAEPQRGAGMLPVAPRPARPAVEGRPPPAGSPPGSAPGGPCANGDKFQFVAKSASCAPRCSPGVDVYWARRDKDFAFIWMAVWATLCFASTAFTVLTFLLEPQRFQYPERPIIFLSMCYNVYSVAFLIRSVAGAEAIACDREDGQLYVIQEGLESTGCTLVFLLLYYFGMASSLWWVVLTLTWFLAAGKKWGHEAIEAHSSYFHLAAWGVPAMKTIVILTMRKVAGDELTGLCYVASLDVAALTGFVLIPLSCYLVVGTSFILTGFVALFHIRKIMKTGGTNTEKLEKLMVKIGVFSILYTVPATCVIVCYFYERLNVEYWTLRALEHGCLPFPGRRSLDCTLEASVPTVAIFMLKIFMSLVVGITSGVWVWSSKTLQTWQNLCNRKLGGRTRGKPCSGVTCTGTHCHYKVPAVVLHMTKTDPYLDNPTHV, from the coding sequence ATGGCcgggctgctgccgctgccgctgcggGTCCTGCTGGCGATGTTGGTGGCGGCGTCCCCGGGCGTCCGGGCGCTGGAGCTGCTGGGCGGCGCGGGCGTCGGGGCGTACGACGCGTCGGAGCGGCTGGGCGGCGGTCGCGGCTCGGGGCGCTGCCAGGCCATCGAGATCCCGATGTGCCAGGGGATCGGCTACAACCTGACGCGCATGCCGAACCTGCTGGGGCACGAGcaccagggcgaggcggcgctcAAGCTGCACGAGTTCGCGCCGCTGGTGGCTTACGGCTGCCACGGCCACCTGCTCTTCTTCCTGTGCTCGCTCTACGCGCCCATGTGCACCGACCAGGTGTCCAGCAGCATCCCGGCCTGCCGGCCCATGTGCGAGCAGGCGCGCCAGCGCTGCGCGCCCATCATGGCGCACTTCCACTTCGGCTGGCCCGAGGCGCTCGACTGCGCCCGCCTGCCCACCAAGCACGACCCGCACGCCCTGTGCATGGAGGCGCCCGAGAACGCCACCGCCGAGCCCCAGCGCGGAGCCGGCATGCTCCCGGTGGCCCCTCGCCCGGCCCGGCCCGCCGTCGAGGGCAGGCCCCCTCCGGCAGGCAGCCCGCCCGGCTCGGCTCCGGGAGGCCCGTGCGCCAACGGCGACAAGTTCCAGTTCGTGGCCAAGAGCGCGTCGTGCGCCCCGCGCTGCTCCCCGGGAGTGGACGTGTACTGGGCGCGTCGCGACAAGGACTTCGCCTTCATCTGGATGGCCGTGTGGGCCACGCTCTGCTTCGCCTCCACCGCCTTCACAGTGCTGACTTTCCTGCTGGAGCCCCAGCGCTTCCAGTACCCGGAGCGGCCCATCATCTTCCTCTCCATGTGCTACAACGTCTACTCGGTGGCCTTCCTCATCCGCTCGGTGGCCGGCGCAGAGGCCATTGCATGCGACCGTGAGGACGGGCAGCTCTACGTCATCCAGGAGGGCCTGGAGAGCACTGGCTGCACCCTGGTCTTCCTCCTGCTCTATTACTTCGGCATGGCCTCCTCCCTCTGGTGGGTGGTGCTCACCTTGACCTGGTTCCTGGCGGCAGGGAAGAAGTGGGGCCATGAGGCCATTGAGGCACACAGCAGCTACTTCCACCTGGCCGCCTGGGGGGTCCCCGCCATGAAGACCATCGTCATCCTCACCATGCGCAAGGTGGCCGGTGACGAGCTGACGGGCCTCTGCTACGTGGCCAGCCTGGACGTGGCCGCCCTGACGGGCTTTGTCCTCATCCCGCTGTCCTGCTACCTGGTCGTGGGCACCTCCTTCATCCTGACGGGCTTCGTCGCCCTCTTCCACATCCGCAAGATCATGAAGACGGGAGGCACCAACACAGAGAAGCTGGAGAAGCTGATGGTCAAGATTGGTGTCTTCTCCATCCTCTACACCGTCCCGGCCACCTGCGTCATCGTCTGCTACTTCTACGAGCGCCTCAACGTGGAGTATTGGACTCTCCGGGCCTTGGAGCACGGGTGCCTGCCTTTCCCCGGGCGCCGCAGCCTAGACTGCACCCTGGAGGCCTCCGTGCCCACTGTGGCCATCTTCATGCTCAAGATCTTCATGTCCCTGGTGGTGGGCATCACCAGTGGGGTCTGGGTGTGGAGCTCCAAGACCCTGCAGACCTGGCAGAACCTCTGCAACCGGAAACTGGGGGGCAGGACTAGAGGGAAGCCCTGCAGCGGGGTGACTTGCACGGGCACCCACTGCCACTACAAGGTGCCTGCTGTGGTGCTGCACATGACCAAGACGGACCCTTACCTGGACAACCCGACGCACGTCTGA
- the BAZ1B gene encoding tyrosine-protein kinase BAZ1B has protein sequence MAPLLGRKPFPLAKPLPPLGEPPGGDEKEVAEERFVIAHTQEAFRTSEEYEARLEKYSQRIWTCKSTGSSQLTHKEAWEEEQEVAELLKEEFPVWYEKLVLEMVHHNTISLEKLVDTSWLEIMTKFAVGEECDFEVGKEKVLRVKVVKIHPLEKATDEEAPEKKADGACDSPSSDKENSSQVVQDNQKELAPKEDDSRRESLSDRARRSPRKLPTSLKKEEKKWVPPKFLPHKYDVKLQNEDKIISNVPADSLIRTERPPNKEILRYFIRHNALRAGTGENAPWVVEDELVKKYSLPSKFSDFLLDPYKYLTLNPSTKRKSTSSPDRKPSKKPKLDGSAPGQGLSPSLWCSVHLNKSIMGSPLKVKNSKIPTEELEEVMKMMSAGKLGNFNKKRQRNKKLLNGQKATGKSRSPRKDSKMKMKQMTLLDMTTKGTPKVSRAPRGSGGSPRSSGKPKHLPPAALHLIAYYRENKDREDRKSALSCIISKTARLLSSEDRARLPEELRGIVQKRFELLEHRKNWASMTEDQRKEYLKKKREKLKEKLKERARERRVKEMIEKLEKQKRYEDQDIKGNNLPTFRLVDTPEGLPNTLFGDVAMVVEFLSCYSGLLLPDAQYPITAVSLMEALCAEKGGFLYLNRILVILLQTLLQDEIAEDYRELGMKLSEIPLTLHSVSELVRLCLRKSDVQEESEASENTEENKDLAAFEDNEVQDEFLEKLETSEFFDLSSEEKLQILAALCHRILMTYSVQDHVESKQQMSAELWKERLAMLKEENDKKRAEKQKRKEMVAKSKENGKEESSYTGKGEKKKGEAVAAVATEKGVKTEPRVELEAEDMISAVKSRRLLAMQAKKEKEQQEMQMRVKLEREAEEERIRKHKAAAEKAFQDGIAKAKLVMRRTPIGTDRNHNRYWLFSDEVPGLFIEKGWVHDGIDYNFMPPHKEEDDDEEEEEEEEEDDDYHQQDTQESLVEGSVLNTPQGALLIPEIPVETTAPKQGQNLWFLCDSQKELDELLAALHSQGIRESQLKERLQKRYQDITHSIHLARKQNPGLKSCDGNQELLNFLRSDLIEVATRLQKGGLGYINEAEFEAKVCTLESLKDFGECVVALQASVIKKFLQGFMAPKQKKRKHQGGEDAIAKAEEVDEEKRVAEEAKVASALEKWKLAIGEAQTFSRMHVLLGMLDACIKWDMSAENARCKVCRKKGEDDKLILCDECNKAFHLFCLRPALYEIPEGEWQCPACQPSVARRSSRGRNYAEDSVEEESDAGEEETDEEDDDEGEEEEEEDYEVAGLKLRPRKAAKGKQGGPAADPPRRSRHQGKKRALHSTRSSRQRPAPVSEADMDELMYPTKKISRRQNLELQKCEEILNKLVKYRFSWPFREPVTTEEAEDYFEVISSPMDFQTMQSKCSCGSYRSVQDFLSDIKQVFANAEQYNQNGSHVLSCLEKTEQCLIDMMHKHLPGHMYSRRKHKRPLAPPSQGLEEADGDSDPEALEYSRGRKRKK, from the exons AGAGTATGAAGCACGGCTGGAGAAATACAGCCAGCGAATATGGACCTGCAAAAGCACCGGAAGCAGCCAGCTGACACACAAAGAAGcctgggaggaggagcaggaagtcgCTGAGCT CTTGAAGGAGGAATTCCCAGTTTGGTATGAGAAACTTGTCCTGGAAATGGTTCATCACAACACAATTTCCTTAGAAAAACTGGTAGACACTTCCTGGCTGGAGATCATGACCAAGTTTGCTGTGGGAGAAGAGTGTGACTTTGAG GTTGGGAAAGAAAAGGTGCTGAGAGTGAAAGTAGTAAAAATCCATCCTCTGGAGAAGGCGACAGATGAAGAGGCACCTGAGAAGAAAGCCGACGGGGCCTGTGATTCGCCATCCAGTGACAAAGAAAATTCCAGCCAAGTGGTTCAGGACAACCAAAAGGAGTTGGCACCGAAGGAAGATGACAGCCGGAGAGAGAGTCTGA GTGACCGGGCGCGTCGATCTCCTCGGAAGCTTCCTACTTCTctgaagaaggaagaaaaaaaatgggtCCCTCCAAAGTTCTTACCACACAAGTATGATGTCAAGCTGCAAAATGAAGACAAG ATCATTAGCAATGTGCCAGCAGACAGCTTAATTCGCACAGAGCGGCCGCCAAACAAGGAGATTCTGCGCTACTTCATTCGTCACAATGCACTCCGGGCTGGAACAGGAGAGAATGCTCCTTGGGTGGTGGAGGATGAGTTGGTGAAGAAATATTCACTTCCCAGCAAGTTCAGTGACTTCTTGCTTGACCCATATAAA TACCTGACGCTCAATCCCTCGACCAAGAGAAAGAGCACATCGTCCCCTGATCGGAAGCCTTCCAAAAAGCCTAAATTGGACGGCTCTGCTCCAGGTCAGGGGCTAAGCCCCTCTCTGTGGTGCAGTGTGCACTTGAATAAGTCTATTATGGGCTCTCCGCTGAAAGTCAAGAACTCCAAGATCCCCACGGAGGAGCTGGAGGAGGTGATGAAGATGATGTCTGCTGGGAAGCTTGGCAACTTCAACAAGAAACGACAGAGGAATAAGAAGCTGCTGAATGGGCAGAAGGCTACTGGGAAGTCCCGCTCCCCCAGGAAGGACTCCAAGATGAAAATGAAGCAGATGACACTGCTGGACATGACGACCAAGGGCACCCCCAAGGTGTCGCGAGCGCCTCGGGGCTCAGGAGGAAGCCCCAGGTCCTCTGGCAAGCCCAAGCACCTCCCACCCGCAGCTCTCCACCTCATTGCCTACTACAGAGAGAACAAGGACCGTGAGGACAGGAAGAgtgccctctcctgcatcatatCCAAAACCGCCCGCCTGCTCTCCAGCGAGGATCGTGCCCGCCTTCCCGAGGAGCTGCGGGGGATTGTGCAGAAGCGCTTCGAGCTCCTTGAGCACCGGAAAAACTGGGCCTCCATGACTGAGGATCAGCGGAAGGAATACTTGAAGAAGAAGCGGGAGAAGTTGAAGGAGAAGCTGAAGGAGAGAGCCAGGGAGCGGCGGGTGAAGGAGATGATAGAAAAGTTGGAGAAGCAGAAGCGCTACGAGGACCAGGACATCAAAGGGAACAACCTGCCCACCTTCAGGCTTGTGGACACTCCTGAGGGACTCCCCAACACCCTCTTTGGGGATGTGGCCATGGTGGTGGAGTTCCTCAGCTGCTAttcagggctgctgctgccagaCGCTCAGTACCCCATCACGGCCGTCTCCCTCATGGAAGCCCTGTGTGCTGAGAAGGGGGGCTTCTTATACTTGAACAGGATCCTGGTCATTCTCCTGCAGACCCTGCTGCAGGATGAGATTGCGGAGGACTACCGTGAGCTGGGCATGAAGCTGTCGGAGATCCCCCTCACCCTGCACTCTGTTTCTGAGCTAGTCCGCCTGTGCCTGCGCAAGTCAGATGTGCAGGAGGAGAGCGAGGCCTCAGAGAACACGGAGGAGAACAAGGACCTGGCTGCCTTTGAGGACAACGAGGTGCAGGATGAGTTCCTGGAAAAGCTTGAGACCTCAGAGTTCTTTGATCTGAGTTCTGAGGAGAAGCTGCAGATCCTCGCTGCCCTCTGCCACCGGATCCTGATGACCTACTCTGTGCAGGACCACGTGGAGTCCAAGCAGCAGATGTCAGCTGAGCTGTGGAAGGAGCGGCTGGCCATGCTCAAGGAGGAGAACGATAAGAAGAGGGCGGAGAAGCAAAAGCGGAAGGAGATGGTGGCCAAGAGCAAGGAGAATGGCAAGGAGGAGAGCAGCTATacagggaagggggagaagaagaaaggagaggctgtggCAGCAGTGGCAACAGAGAAAGGGGTGAAGACGGAGCCACGGGTGGAGTTAGAAGCGGAAGACATGATCAGCGCCGTCAAGAGCAGGAGGCTACTGGCCATGCAGGCCAAGAAAGAGAAGGAGCAGCAGGAGATGCAGATGAGAG TGAAGCTTGAaagagaggcagaagaggagagaaTCCGCAAGCACAAAGCTGCAGCTGAAAAGGCCTTCCAGGACGGCATTGCCAAAGCCAAGCTGGTCATGCGCAGGACACCTATTGGCACAGACCGTAATCACAACAG GTATTGGCTGTTCTCTGATGAAGTTCCCGGGCTGTTCATAGAGAAAGGCTGGGTACATGATGGCATCGACTATAACTTCATGCCTCCCCACAAAGAGGAGGACGacgatgaggaggaagaggaggaggaggaagaggacgacgACTACCACCAACAAG ACACTCAGGAGAGCCTGGTGGAGGGCAGCGTCTTGAACACTCCGCAGGGCGCCCTACTCATCCCGGAAATCCCTGTGGAGACCACGGCACCCAAGCAGGGACAGAACCTGTG GTTTCTCTGTGACAGCCAGAAGGAGCTGGATGAGTTGCTGGCCGCCTTGCACTCGCAGGGGATAAGAGAGAGCCAGCTGAAGGAGCGACTGCAGAAGAG ATATCAGGACATCACTCATTCCATTCACTTGGCTCGGAAGCAGAACCCAGGTCTGAAGTCTTGTGATGGCAACCAGGAACTGTTGAACTTCCTGCGCAGTGACCTCATCGAAGTGGCCACCCGGCTGCAGAAGGGAGGCCTGGGATACATCAACGAGGCAGAGTTTGAAGCCAAG GTTTGCACACTGGAGAGCCTGAAGGATTTCGGGGAGTGCGTGGTTGCCCTCCAGGCCAGCGTTATTAAGAAGTTCCTGCAAGGCTTCATGGCCCCCAAGCAGAAGAAGAGAAAACATCAAGGCGGGGAGGATGCTATTGCCAAGGCAGAGGAGGTGGATGAAGAGAAGAGGGTGGCGGAAGAAGCCAAG GTGGCTTCCGCCCTGGAGAAGTGGAAGCTGGCCATCGGGGAAGCGCAGACCTTCTCGCGCATGCACGTGCTGCTGGGCATGCTGGACGCCTGCATCAAGTGGGACATGTCGGCCGAGAATGCCAGGTGCAAAGTCTGCCGCAAGAAAG GTGAAGATGACAAGCTCATTTTATGTGACGAGTGCAACAAGGCCTTCCATCTCTTCTGCCTGAGGCCGGCCCTCTACGAGATCCCTGAAGGCGAGTGGCAGTGCCCAGCTTGCCAGCCTTCTGTTGCCAGGCGCAGCTCCCGGGGCAG AAACTATGCTGAAGACTCTGTGGAAGAGGAGAGTGATGCTGGGGAGGAGGAAACCGATGAAGAAGACGACgatgaaggggaagaggaagaggaggaagactaTGAGGTGGCTGGATTAAAAC TGAGGCCCAGgaaagcagccaaggggaagcaaGGAGGCCCAGCGGCAGACCCTCCGAGGCGGAGCCGGCACCAAGGGAAGAAAAGGGCCCTGCACAGCACTCGCAGTTCCCGGCAGCGGCCGGCTCCTGTCAGCGAAGCAGACATGGATGAGCTG ATGTACCCAACAAAGAAGATATCTCGCCGGCAGAACCTGGAGCTGCAGAAATGCGAAGAAATCCTCAACAAGCTTGTCAAGTATCGCTTCAGCTGGCCTTTCAG GGAGCCGGTGACCACTGAGGAGGCGGAGGATTACTTTGAGGTGATCAGCAGCCCCATGGACTTCCAGaccatgcaaagcaagtgctcgtGCGGCAGCTACCGCTCGGTGCAGGATTTCCTTTCTGACATCAAGCAGGTTTTCGCCAACGCCGAGCAGTACAACCAGAATGGCAGCCATGTCCTCTCTTGCCTGGAGAAGACGGAACAGTGCTTGATTGACATGATGCACAAACACCTCCCTGGCCACATGTACTCACGACGGAAACACAAGcggcctctggccccacccagccAGGGACTGGAGGAGGCGGATGGGGACAGCGACCCCGAGGCACTGGAGTACTCGAGGGGGCGGAAGAGGAAGAAATGA